One genomic region from Candidatus Baltobacteraceae bacterium encodes:
- the atpB gene encoding F0F1 ATP synthase subunit A, which yields MHEKIGEHFTWQWPILGSVHADTIMTTWLVMLVSLVFFAWIGASYRSAKINKRQAIFEGVINYIADLTTGVLGERGEPFVPFFIALFIFIFLLNQFGIVPFKAFGLPFGGSPTADLNTVVPYALVVFFMIQIVAFRKKGVGYLKHLLQPFPVLLPLNIIDEILRPITLAARLFFNIFVGELLFIIVASIIEAKIRIGFFDLSIAVSIVPFFIQFFNFFVGTIQAFVFTLLAIVYLSLAIAEEH from the coding sequence ATGCACGAGAAGATAGGCGAACATTTTACGTGGCAGTGGCCGATCCTCGGATCGGTGCATGCCGATACGATCATGACGACGTGGCTCGTCATGCTCGTTTCGCTCGTCTTTTTCGCATGGATCGGCGCGAGCTACCGCTCGGCCAAGATCAACAAGCGTCAGGCGATCTTCGAAGGCGTCATCAATTACATTGCGGATCTTACGACCGGCGTGCTCGGCGAGCGCGGCGAGCCGTTCGTCCCGTTCTTTATCGCGCTCTTCATCTTTATTTTTCTGCTCAACCAGTTCGGCATCGTGCCCTTTAAGGCGTTCGGATTGCCGTTTGGCGGCTCGCCGACGGCCGATCTGAATACGGTCGTGCCCTACGCGCTGGTCGTCTTCTTCATGATTCAGATCGTCGCGTTTCGCAAGAAGGGCGTCGGCTATCTCAAGCATTTGCTGCAGCCGTTCCCGGTGCTGCTGCCGCTCAATATCATCGACGAAATTCTGCGGCCGATCACGCTTGCGGCTCGGCTGTTCTTCAACATCTTCGTCGGCGAACTGCTCTTCATCATCGTGGCCTCGATCATCGAAGCGAAGATTCGCATCGGCTTCTTCGATCTCTCGATCGCGGTCTCGATCGTGCCGTTCTTTATCCAGTTCTTCAACTTCTTCGTCGGAACGATCCAAGCGTTTGTTTTCACCCTGTTGGCGATCGTCTATCTCTCCCTCGCGATCGCCGAAGAACACTAG
- the atpE gene encoding ATP synthase F0 subunit C — protein MNPEALIAAAALLAFGIIISGVAFGSAVGDGNVASKAVEAIARQPEARSNIFTFMFLGVGVLEAVPFIAIALAFYILLVVAKVPQIITALVK, from the coding sequence TTGAATCCTGAAGCGTTAATCGCAGCGGCCGCCCTCCTCGCCTTCGGTATCATCATCTCGGGCGTCGCGTTCGGCTCCGCCGTCGGCGACGGCAACGTCGCCTCCAAGGCGGTCGAAGCCATCGCGCGTCAACCCGAGGCCCGCTCGAACATCTTCACGTTCATGTTCCTCGGCGTCGGCGTGTTGGAAGCCGTGCCGTTCATCGCGATCGCATTGGCGTTCTATATCTTGCTGGTCGTCGCCAAGGTTCCGCAGATCATCACGGCGCTGGTCAAATAA